Genomic window (Chryseobacterium bernardetii):
ACAAACAAACTTCACATTCTGAGCTAATGCTGTATTCTGGTTCTTGTGAGATGCCTTCTGGATAATCTTGAAAGCATATTGCTGAAGGTTACCAATAGATTTTGCAAAACTGCTGTAGTAATCTACCAACGCAGGATGGCTCTGAACAGAAGTACAAGGTGGAATAAAATTAGAGTCTACCTGCGCAATGTTTGCTTTTAAATCTACCTTACCGATAATCAGGTAATTTCCTCCTGAATAGCTGCTATTCAAAGAAGTTACAGGAAGAAGTTCAATATGGTGATTAGGCTGTGCGTTCGGGTGACGTGGCGGAATTTCTTCCGGGTCAATATCTCCAAAAGGCACTTTATCAAACGGATTTACAGAGATAAGGATATAATATTCCCCATCTGCCTGCTCTTCACTCATTGATTTGGCCAGTGATTTCACACTGATTCTTCTGTCAGTTAATTCAATACGGTAACCTGCCATAGTAACAGCGCTGCATCTTTTGATAACAAGCTGCACGTCATTGGTAGCAGTATTATGAACATCAAAAATAGTGCGGTCTGTATACTCTGTAGAAATAGGCAAAAGCCCGTAATTATATGTAGTGATCCCGAGTGAATTGGAATCTCTGATGGTATCAATTAAGAAATTATCCTGATCATTAAGATGTCTTTGGGAAACCTTCATCCCATCCACCCAATTGATTGCAAAATGTTTAATAGGCTGTATCATGTTTAATACTTTTTAATTTTTTGTGTTTATGATTTTCTTGCTACTCCCTCCTCTTCATGCTGAATGACTCTCTTACAAATCACCACTTCATTTTCAGAAATGTTGTTTGCAGTGATATCCTGGTCGAAATCTATATATTTTCTAAAGCTGAAAAACGATTTTTTAGTATAAAAGATCCAGTAATAAGGTTCTCTTACTTCATCAGAAAGATGAATGATGGATCCCGGGTTTTTGTGGTTATAATCATCTACCACTCTGTAAAACCAGTCCCCGAAGGTAATTCCTGTAGGAAGCGTTTTAGCCTTGATTCTGAAGCGGTTTGAATCTTCAAGATTTTTACTTAATTCAACATTAAGAACCATCAGACGGTCAAAATCTGCCCCTTCAAAATCCGGAAGCTTTTGCTCCGGAGAGTATCTCCACGTTTTATAAATATCAAAAGGAATACTGATAAACTGAATATAGCAGTAATAAAATACCATAGGAACCACAAAGATCAGCATGCTTGTAGCCGCCATCACAGCATATCCTGTTCCTCTACTCATCCAGTTGAATAACAGGGTAAACAAATACCCACCTAATGCAATACACGTTAATGAAAGTATAGATTCAAACAAAATACTCATTGCCAGAGAATCAATATGCTTTTTGAAATATTTGTGCAGCAGGTTAACGTGAATAATTCCAAAAATAAGGTAAATAATTTGTGCTATAAGATACCAGTACGGGTTAAAAAGATTTCCGGCAAACCCAAAAAAGCCTGGAAGTGCCAGACATAAGCTGCACAGAAGGACGTATATAATAATTACTTTAATTTTGATCGCAGGTTTGTTTCTCCTGATAATACCCAGGATAAACATCATGATAATTGCGATTAAAGGCATTAAGATATACCTTAAAAAAATACCTTTTACTGAAGAAATTTCCATTTTTTTCTTTTCGAATTTATACTTTGTTGGTAGTTGTAAATATAGTAAAATAATTTAGAGGAATGTAGAGTAACCAAGGCGGCTGGCATTTCTTTCATCATCCTCAAGACTGAAAGAATATTCCAGCTTTTCTGTAACGAAATTCTCTTCTATATCTACAGTTACAGGAAGAAAATAATCATACAGTGTTTGAAGAACTTTCCTGAATGGGCTTCCCGGAATATACTTTTTCATTTCCTCATAAGGAATGGGGCCGATATTCACTACCCAGTTCCTCTGCCCGTCCATATGTCTTCCGCTAGGAATATAGGTTACACCCAATCTTGAATTTCCCAACAGCATTGAATCATCATTTTTTTCTATTTCATCAATAACATTGGGAGAAAAAGTTACTTTAACCGGAACCTGAAGAAAAGCGGTCATACATCTTTCAAACCATCTTTTATCTCCTCTAATCTGATGAAAAAACGGGAGAATATGTATAAATATATAAGCGTTCTGCCTGTCCAGCATATCAATAAGAGGCCAAAGCTCACTTATTGTTTCCAGCAAAGAATCCGTATTGCTGGTGATATCAAATTCAGACTCTTTAAGAAGCGCACTGATCTCCGTGAAAAAGACTTCCAGCTCAAAGGGACGGAAAAATTTGCGGGCATCCTCTTCTACTCTTTTTTGCTTTCTGATCTCTCTTACAACCGTATCCACATTTTTCCTTGAAGCTCCGAGTGAAGGCGGGTGAAATAACCCTTCAGGAAGATAATCATAAATACCTTCTCTATAAGTTTCTATGGTGAACACTTCTTCATCAAAACCCAGATAACTGCTTGAAATGCTTTTAATATCCTTAAGATAAGCACGGTCATTCACCCCGACTCTCTCAATAAATATATTGCTTACCGTCCGGTGATATTTTAAAAGGTTAACAGCCACAGCCTCTGCCTTAAAGTCTGTCTGCAGCTTATTATAGTTCATATCTACAATATTATTCTCATGCATAGTGTTTCCTGTGATTATGACTTGTAAAGATAATATATCTCATAAGTTTGAAAAAATATTTTGACAATAATTTTATTTTAAAAATACTAATTTATTGACATTAAAAGGAATAATTTTCAGTAAATACCGTAAAAATACGGTAATAGCCCAATTCATTCAAGGGTTAAAGTTTAAAGTTACCGATTCAAAATCAATATTTTAACGTTTTCTACTTCAAAGTTCAAAACAGGATGTTGAAATTTCACCTGCCATCCTTATTATATATTACCTCACGGTCCTTATCCCGAACCCCATCACAAAAATCATCCCGCAAACCTAATACAAATCCCTATTTTTCTCAG
Coding sequences:
- a CDS encoding type VI secretion system baseplate subunit TssG, whose amino-acid sequence is MNYNKLQTDFKAEAVAVNLLKYHRTVSNIFIERVGVNDRAYLKDIKSISSSYLGFDEEVFTIETYREGIYDYLPEGLFHPPSLGASRKNVDTVVREIRKQKRVEEDARKFFRPFELEVFFTEISALLKESEFDITSNTDSLLETISELWPLIDMLDRQNAYIFIHILPFFHQIRGDKRWFERCMTAFLQVPVKVTFSPNVIDEIEKNDDSMLLGNSRLGVTYIPSGRHMDGQRNWVVNIGPIPYEEMKKYIPGSPFRKVLQTLYDYFLPVTVDIEENFVTEKLEYSFSLEDDERNASRLGYSTFL
- a CDS encoding TssN family type VI secretion system protein, with protein sequence MEISSVKGIFLRYILMPLIAIIMMFILGIIRRNKPAIKIKVIIIYVLLCSLCLALPGFFGFAGNLFNPYWYLIAQIIYLIFGIIHVNLLHKYFKKHIDSLAMSILFESILSLTCIALGGYLFTLLFNWMSRGTGYAVMAATSMLIFVVPMVFYYCYIQFISIPFDIYKTWRYSPEQKLPDFEGADFDRLMVLNVELSKNLEDSNRFRIKAKTLPTGITFGDWFYRVVDDYNHKNPGSIIHLSDEVREPYYWIFYTKKSFFSFRKYIDFDQDITANNISENEVVICKRVIQHEEEGVARKS